Proteins from a genomic interval of Parvivirga hydrogeniphila:
- a CDS encoding SulP family inorganic anion transporter, with the protein MARNVIAGIIVGIVAIPLAMAFAIASGARPEQGLYTAVFAGIAVTLFGGSRVQIAGPTGAFVVLLAGVSARYGTAGLAISAIIAGLLLILFGTARLGGVIRYVPESVIMGFTAGIAVVIFVGQWSNFFGLPAPAGDRFLEKLAFLAAHLSQLDPATTLLGLASLAVVVLWPRTPKLNVIPSPLVALVGATVFVAIARPESVATIGSAFGGIPRGLPSVTLPKLSLAEVTELIRPAFAIALLGAIESLLSATVADGMAHTRHDPNQELIGQGIGNVLAGLVGGIPATGALARTATSVRHGGNSPLAGMVHAATVAMVLLVLAPLASWVPLSALAAILFVVAYNMSDLGRVVRVARTAPASDAGVMLITLVLAVFTDLVTAVEVGVVLALLNFFRRMTQAVDVSAVEAALACEIPGQLDVPEDVIVYTIDGPFFFGAIEQFEAALLHTNTEPRGVIISMTNVPFVDLTALVALKEALTRLQKHHVRIAIAEASPAVAERIERAGVLAGIELPATASLTEALAYVAGDGPRAGTPASNRA; encoded by the coding sequence ATCGCACGCAACGTGATCGCGGGCATCATCGTGGGAATCGTCGCGATACCGCTCGCGATGGCCTTTGCGATAGCAAGCGGCGCCCGGCCCGAGCAGGGGCTGTACACCGCCGTGTTCGCGGGCATTGCAGTCACGCTGTTCGGCGGGAGCCGCGTGCAGATCGCTGGCCCCACGGGAGCGTTCGTCGTGCTGCTCGCTGGCGTGTCCGCTCGCTACGGAACCGCCGGCCTGGCGATCTCGGCCATCATCGCTGGCCTGCTGCTGATCCTGTTCGGCACTGCGCGATTGGGCGGCGTCATCCGCTACGTCCCTGAGTCCGTGATCATGGGCTTCACTGCAGGCATCGCCGTGGTGATCTTCGTCGGCCAGTGGTCGAACTTCTTCGGCCTGCCTGCACCGGCAGGCGACCGCTTCCTCGAGAAGCTCGCCTTCTTGGCGGCGCACCTTTCGCAGCTCGACCCTGCAACGACGCTGCTCGGCCTCGCGTCCCTCGCGGTCGTGGTGCTCTGGCCGCGCACACCGAAGCTCAATGTGATTCCAAGCCCCCTGGTGGCGCTCGTGGGTGCGACCGTCTTCGTGGCGATCGCTCGGCCCGAGAGCGTCGCGACGATCGGTAGCGCGTTCGGCGGCATCCCGCGCGGCCTGCCCTCTGTGACCTTGCCGAAGCTGAGCCTCGCTGAAGTCACGGAGCTCATCCGGCCGGCTTTCGCCATCGCGCTTCTCGGCGCTATCGAATCGCTGCTCTCGGCGACCGTGGCCGATGGCATGGCCCACACGAGGCACGACCCCAACCAGGAGCTCATCGGCCAGGGCATCGGCAACGTCCTGGCTGGCCTCGTCGGCGGGATCCCAGCGACAGGCGCGCTCGCGAGAACCGCTACCAGCGTGAGACATGGCGGAAACAGCCCGCTCGCGGGGATGGTGCACGCTGCGACCGTAGCGATGGTGTTGCTCGTCTTGGCTCCGCTGGCTTCGTGGGTCCCGCTGTCCGCTCTGGCCGCCATCCTCTTCGTCGTCGCCTACAACATGAGCGACTTGGGCCGCGTCGTTCGCGTCGCTCGCACGGCGCCGGCCTCCGATGCCGGCGTGATGCTCATAACGCTCGTCCTTGCCGTCTTCACGGACCTCGTGACCGCCGTCGAAGTCGGCGTGGTGCTCGCGCTCCTCAACTTCTTCCGGCGCATGACGCAGGCGGTCGACGTGAGCGCGGTGGAGGCGGCGCTTGCCTGCGAGATCCCTGGGCAGCTGGACGTCCCCGAGGACGTGATCGTGTACACGATCGACGGCCCGTTCTTCTTCGGCGCCATCGAGCAGTTCGAGGCGGCCTTGCTGCACACCAACACCGAGCCTCGCGGCGTCATCATCAGCATGACGAACGTCCCGTTCGTCGACCTCACGGCGCTGGTGGCGCTGAAGGAGGCGCTCACGAGGCTCCAGAAGCACCACGTGCGCATCGCCATCGCAGAGGCCTCGCCGGCCGTGGCCGAACGCATCGAGCGCGCAGGCGTGCTCGCCGGGATCGAGCTTCCCGCAACGGCGTCGCTTACGGAGGCACTGGCGTACGTCGCCGGCGATGGCCCTCGTGCCGGCACGCCCGCTTCCAACCGCGCGTAG